The Candidatus Hydrogenedentota bacterium genome includes a region encoding these proteins:
- a CDS encoding beta galactosidase jelly roll domain-containing protein — protein sequence MKHVLAAILAFSAVLSTRTAMADDVLVLREGWALQSSALVTASGEAISGEAFSVEGWHATSVPATLLAALVADGTYPDPYIGDNITKIPGYKPGLWLVMDEDSPFYPSWWYRTSFEVPASWTGKRLTLHVDGINYRANVWLNGKRIADDQSTVGMFRRFAFDVTDGLRAGAKNVLALEVTGPGHVPKKAYRTKQIEATTGWDDHNPQPPDLNTGIWQDVYITATGPVALRDPYTASKLEVPSLAKADLTLSVRAVNLAQAPVKAVVRAAVESIAIEQTVELTAGESREIVFAPEQFAALRLEKPRVWWPNDLGPQELYTAHWSVSVGGRESDAVETRFGIREATTYINEEGWRGYRVNGRNVLIRGGAWMTADMLLRLPRGRYEALVRYAREGHLNMLRSEGFSIRETKDFYDLCDEYGIMVTQQLFGRSIPDEPLAVACIEDTLLRIRNHPSLVHFLGHDETFPTKTLDEAYRGLIQRLTPDRTYQPHSGAFDVDERFETGGTRTGSLLLWTYASPAQYYLSKETGAWGFAQSGGVGGIVAPMESIRRMLPGDALWPLWTKAASLHTVTQGGTYFGPVVKAVNDRYGEPDGIEAFVRKAEALNYECARAMFEAYARNKYSATGITTWKYDAAWPAMMTWHYVDWYLLATAGYYGAKKACEPLHIQYSYDDASVWVVNTRGEAVKDLAAAAVVYDLDGRELGRQSAEVEVGPDGKTQAFVLDVPANVPPAYFVRLALNASDGAPVSDNFYWLSTTRDVPGPLDTPFLRAKSVADYKALNGLRPVMVRTTLRCAGTHPEETAEVTIENTGDAPAFLMRLAIRADGNAPEIAPAYWEDNYITLLPRASRTLKVRFAPPEGFDPAKATVTASGWNTR from the coding sequence ATGAAACATGTGCTTGCGGCAATACTGGCATTCTCGGCGGTCCTTTCGACGCGCACTGCCATGGCGGACGACGTGCTGGTCCTGCGCGAAGGTTGGGCGCTCCAATCCTCGGCTTTGGTAACGGCTTCGGGCGAAGCGATTTCGGGCGAGGCTTTTTCCGTGGAAGGATGGCATGCGACGTCCGTACCGGCGACGCTACTGGCCGCGCTCGTGGCGGACGGCACGTATCCCGATCCGTATATCGGCGACAACATCACGAAGATTCCTGGTTACAAACCGGGATTGTGGCTCGTGATGGACGAAGACAGCCCATTCTATCCGTCGTGGTGGTACCGGACGTCGTTCGAGGTTCCGGCGTCGTGGACCGGCAAGCGGCTCACGCTGCATGTGGACGGGATCAATTATCGTGCGAACGTCTGGCTCAACGGCAAACGCATCGCGGACGACCAATCCACTGTCGGCATGTTCCGCCGGTTCGCGTTCGACGTGACGGACGGCTTGCGCGCCGGCGCGAAGAACGTCCTGGCGCTCGAAGTCACGGGGCCGGGGCATGTTCCCAAGAAGGCGTATCGCACGAAGCAAATCGAAGCGACGACCGGTTGGGACGATCACAATCCGCAGCCGCCGGACTTGAACACTGGTATTTGGCAAGATGTGTATATTACGGCAACAGGCCCGGTCGCGCTACGCGACCCATATACGGCAAGCAAACTGGAAGTCCCGTCGCTTGCGAAAGCGGATCTGACCCTGTCGGTTCGTGCGGTAAACCTGGCCCAAGCGCCGGTAAAGGCGGTTGTCCGGGCCGCCGTTGAATCCATCGCGATCGAACAGACGGTCGAGTTGACCGCGGGTGAATCGCGTGAAATCGTGTTCGCGCCGGAACAGTTTGCGGCGCTTCGTCTCGAAAAACCGCGCGTGTGGTGGCCGAACGACCTCGGCCCGCAGGAATTGTACACGGCGCATTGGTCCGTTTCGGTTGGTGGCCGGGAATCCGATGCCGTCGAAACGCGTTTCGGCATCCGCGAGGCGACGACCTATATCAACGAGGAGGGTTGGCGCGGCTATCGCGTGAACGGACGCAACGTGCTGATTCGCGGCGGAGCATGGATGACGGCCGACATGCTCCTGCGTCTCCCGCGCGGACGTTATGAAGCGCTGGTGCGGTATGCCCGCGAGGGTCATCTCAACATGCTGCGATCCGAGGGGTTCTCGATTCGCGAAACGAAGGATTTTTACGATCTTTGCGACGAGTACGGGATTATGGTCACGCAACAATTGTTCGGGCGCAGTATTCCCGACGAACCGCTGGCCGTTGCTTGCATTGAAGACACGCTCCTGCGGATCCGCAACCATCCGAGCCTCGTCCATTTTCTCGGCCACGACGAGACCTTTCCCACGAAAACGCTCGACGAGGCCTATCGCGGCCTGATTCAACGGCTCACGCCGGACCGGACCTATCAGCCGCATTCCGGTGCGTTCGACGTGGACGAGCGATTCGAGACCGGCGGCACGCGGACCGGCAGCCTGCTGCTCTGGACCTACGCCTCGCCCGCCCAATATTACCTGAGCAAGGAAACCGGCGCGTGGGGGTTCGCACAGTCCGGCGGCGTCGGGGGCATTGTCGCACCGATGGAAAGCATCCGCCGCATGTTGCCCGGCGACGCTTTGTGGCCGTTGTGGACGAAAGCCGCCTCGCTGCACACCGTCACGCAGGGCGGCACCTATTTCGGGCCCGTGGTCAAGGCCGTGAATGACCGCTATGGCGAGCCGGACGGCATCGAGGCATTCGTCCGCAAGGCCGAAGCGCTCAATTACGAGTGCGCACGGGCCATGTTCGAAGCATACGCGCGCAACAAGTATTCCGCGACCGGCATTACGACATGGAAGTACGATGCCGCATGGCCCGCCATGATGACGTGGCACTATGTGGACTGGTATCTGCTCGCCACGGCGGGATACTACGGGGCAAAGAAGGCCTGCGAACCGCTGCATATCCAGTATTCCTACGACGACGCATCCGTCTGGGTCGTGAACACGCGCGGCGAGGCCGTGAAGGATCTTGCCGCGGCGGCCGTCGTTTATGACTTGGACGGCAGGGAACTCGGACGTCAATCTGCGGAGGTCGAGGTCGGCCCCGACGGCAAGACGCAGGCGTTTGTCCTCGATGTGCCCGCAAACGTTCCGCCGGCCTATTTTGTGCGTCTCGCGTTGAACGCGTCCGACGGCGCGCCGGTCTCGGACAATTTCTATTGGCTTTCGACGACGCGCGACGTGCCTGGGCCGCTCGACACGCCCTTCCTGCGCGCGAAAAGCGTGGCCGATTACAAGGCGCTCAACGGACTTAGGCCGGTGATGGTAAGAACAACGTTGCGATGCGCCGGAACTCATCCCGAAGAAACCGCCGAAGTGACGATCGAAAACACGGGCGATGCGCCGGCTTTCCTGATGCGCCTTGCCATCCGGGCCGATGGGAACGCTCCAGAAATAGCGCCGGCTTACTGGGAAGACAACTACATCACGTTGCTGCCCCGCGCCTCGCGCACGCTGAAGGTCCGTTTTGCTCCTCCGGAAGGATTCGATCCGGCCAAGGCCACCGTTACGGCTTCGGGCTGGAACACCCGATAA
- a CDS encoding branched-chain amino acid transaminase — protein MAQMVPGAYAYFNGGYVPIEEAKISIMTHALNYGTGLFEGIRGYYVKEEDNILVFRLKEHVDRMVRNFNVLCMEVPEDAEQIGEICLEVVRRSGFREGVYIRPICYKSELSLGPKLRGVESSFCCYTIKLGDYCDIESGLNVAVSSWRRLSDNAIPSRVKATGSYLNSSLAATEAKQSGFDEAIFLREDGTVAEGSAMNLFMVLNGQIVTTPPTADILVGITRNTIIELAREELGLEVIERPIARTELYVCDELFFSGTGAQVAPVRSVDRRILGSGTPGAITKQLQTLYFDVVQGRVPKYRKWCTPVY, from the coding sequence ATGGCACAGATGGTTCCGGGCGCATATGCCTATTTCAACGGCGGGTATGTTCCCATCGAGGAGGCCAAAATCAGCATCATGACCCATGCCCTCAATTACGGCACGGGCTTGTTCGAGGGCATTCGCGGGTACTATGTAAAGGAAGAGGACAACATTCTTGTTTTCCGACTCAAGGAACACGTGGACCGCATGGTGCGCAATTTCAATGTCCTCTGCATGGAAGTGCCCGAAGACGCGGAACAAATAGGGGAAATCTGCCTTGAGGTGGTGCGGCGAAGCGGTTTCCGTGAAGGGGTCTACATCCGCCCGATCTGTTACAAGAGCGAACTTTCGCTCGGGCCGAAACTTCGCGGAGTCGAAAGCAGTTTCTGTTGTTACACGATTAAACTGGGCGATTACTGCGACATCGAGTCGGGATTGAATGTGGCCGTTTCGTCATGGCGGCGCCTTTCCGACAACGCGATTCCCTCGCGTGTGAAGGCGACGGGCAGTTACCTAAATTCGTCGCTCGCGGCCACGGAAGCGAAACAGTCGGGATTCGACGAGGCCATTTTCCTGCGCGAGGACGGCACGGTGGCGGAGGGAAGCGCGATGAACCTGTTCATGGTGTTGAACGGTCAGATCGTCACGACGCCTCCCACCGCCGACATCCTTGTCGGCATTACGCGCAATACGATCATTGAACTGGCGCGCGAGGAACTCGGGCTCGAGGTGATCGAGCGCCCCATCGCGCGGACGGAACTCTATGTCTGCGACGAGCTCTTTTTCTCGGGCACGGGCGCCCAGGTGGCCCCGGTCCGCTCCGTGGATCGCCGTATCCTCGGTTCGGGCACGCCGGGAGCAATTACGAAACAACTGCAAACATTGTATTTCGACGTCGTTCAGGGCCGGGTGCCCAAGTATCGCAAGTGGTGCACGCCGGTTTATTGA
- a CDS encoding sulfatase-like hydrolase/transferase, giving the protein MRRIISGSLKIIVTGGLFLLLFRPQTFGLRPDQFGGVTPMALLEEIRAADASNLAVWLLLAVVIKLSGMLAGIARWQLLLKGQGLYMPFWYMTQSWFVGRMFGIFMPGTIGLDGYRLYDSSLYTKEPLKCTTLIAVEKLIGFISLTFLVFLTFPLGFRLLKINVAILGVILFVLGVFVLATFLLLLNPRVIQVIVSVVPAPGAVRRMVDKLGASITAYSGQRLLLLAAVVCGLWVHFATCLMYFCTMTALRAPNTGLLDVLFASPIMIYGTVIGPSVGGEGIREIVFATLLGGKSGVSAAVLFSHLGWWVGDVVPFLIGLPIFLIRSRPGRAQLQAELAEARKQAPEDTHVRLTPWAIVEYRRNLINCLIAGIAAGLVTGGLGGIGEAAWFFSRLSGLAEGSAFWWGPAVYGLVFAAVGAGVAGALAFLYLLIDKFPPLYATFGLAMAGTSGLAGVVAIWRYMRDVLIGHVPNLSTLAPLLAAIASAALFAGLAGALFHGVVLRGRWRLLIASVMAWGLIVGGGSLYAVLGMRHPALPAFSPPAHSSGPNIVLIVVDALRADGLSVYNPQAKAHTPQLNAFAKDCVVFNHWFTQAPWTKPAFASIFTGRYPESHTATTKISMLPQGIGAFPENLRNAGYYTKGFANNPHIMSPFHFDQGFCDYVDLKPRLYFYAGPSAAKLAVYEVLRHAWHALASKVYKRMNVRDFYQPAEDVTDEALAWIESPECPKNAPFFLFLHYMDPHDPFMDHAKPGVGYARVRMEHPDPDTFLEPMKEAYDSEIAYMDIHLGRLFDGLRRYGLYDNTIVLFTSDHGEEFFEHRGWWHGQTLFDELLHVPCLIKLPRSAHAGERNTGLGRHVDIAPTLLQLAGAPPLATAAGQAVMGPDGAFANAGIAFVYAENDFENNVLQGIRTLDKKVIHSNPDNPRRQPPVSCYDLRADPGEQHNLAASGAPCDPGLEKALTDLRAFSRGQGTQPALAGPLTEEQRSQLEGLGYLGGK; this is encoded by the coding sequence ATGCGGCGGATTATCAGCGGTAGTTTGAAAATCATCGTAACGGGCGGATTGTTTCTGCTGTTGTTTCGCCCGCAGACCTTTGGGCTGAGGCCCGACCAGTTCGGCGGCGTGACTCCCATGGCCTTGTTGGAGGAGATACGCGCGGCGGATGCCTCGAACCTTGCGGTCTGGCTCCTGCTGGCGGTCGTCATCAAACTTTCCGGGATGTTGGCCGGCATTGCGCGATGGCAATTGCTGTTGAAGGGGCAGGGGCTGTACATGCCGTTCTGGTATATGACGCAGAGCTGGTTCGTCGGGCGCATGTTCGGCATTTTCATGCCGGGCACGATCGGACTGGACGGCTACCGGCTCTATGATTCGTCGCTTTACACCAAGGAACCTCTCAAATGCACCACGCTGATCGCCGTTGAGAAACTCATCGGTTTCATTTCACTGACGTTTCTCGTGTTTCTGACGTTTCCGCTTGGATTTCGCCTGCTCAAGATCAACGTGGCTATTTTGGGGGTCATTCTCTTCGTGCTGGGCGTGTTCGTTCTGGCCACATTCCTGCTGCTCCTCAACCCGCGCGTGATCCAAGTGATCGTGTCGGTTGTCCCCGCGCCGGGCGCCGTCCGCCGCATGGTGGACAAACTGGGCGCGTCCATTACGGCCTACAGCGGCCAGCGCCTGTTGTTGCTGGCGGCGGTCGTGTGCGGCCTGTGGGTGCATTTCGCGACGTGCCTGATGTATTTCTGCACCATGACCGCCCTGCGAGCCCCGAACACGGGCCTGCTCGACGTTCTGTTCGCCAGCCCGATCATGATTTATGGGACTGTTATCGGGCCGTCCGTCGGCGGTGAAGGCATTCGCGAAATCGTGTTCGCCACCCTGCTGGGCGGCAAGAGCGGCGTCAGCGCGGCCGTCCTTTTCAGCCATCTGGGCTGGTGGGTCGGCGATGTCGTGCCGTTTCTGATTGGGTTGCCGATTTTTCTGATACGGTCGCGCCCCGGACGCGCCCAATTGCAGGCGGAACTGGCCGAGGCCCGGAAGCAGGCCCCGGAAGACACGCATGTACGGCTAACTCCGTGGGCCATTGTCGAATACCGCCGCAATCTCATCAACTGCCTGATTGCCGGAATTGCGGCGGGGCTTGTTACGGGGGGACTGGGCGGCATAGGCGAGGCGGCGTGGTTTTTTTCTCGCCTGTCCGGTCTTGCCGAAGGGTCTGCCTTCTGGTGGGGACCGGCCGTATACGGCCTTGTGTTTGCGGCAGTGGGCGCGGGCGTAGCCGGCGCGCTTGCCTTCCTTTATTTGTTGATAGACAAATTTCCGCCCCTCTACGCGACTTTCGGACTTGCGATGGCCGGAACGTCCGGGCTTGCGGGAGTGGTCGCGATCTGGCGTTATATGCGCGATGTGTTGATTGGTCATGTCCCCAACCTTTCAACGCTTGCGCCCCTGCTGGCCGCCATCGCCTCGGCGGCGCTGTTCGCGGGACTGGCGGGCGCTCTGTTTCACGGCGTCGTGTTGCGCGGACGCTGGCGTCTATTGATCGCATCGGTAATGGCGTGGGGCCTGATTGTCGGCGGCGGTTCGCTCTATGCCGTTTTGGGGATGAGGCATCCTGCCCTGCCCGCGTTCAGTCCCCCCGCGCATTCGTCCGGTCCGAACATTGTATTGATCGTTGTGGACGCGCTGCGGGCGGACGGCTTGTCCGTGTACAATCCTCAAGCGAAGGCCCATACGCCGCAACTGAACGCATTCGCCAAAGATTGCGTGGTGTTCAATCATTGGTTCACGCAGGCGCCATGGACGAAGCCCGCGTTTGCCTCGATATTCACCGGGCGCTACCCGGAATCGCACACGGCCACCACCAAGATTTCAATGTTGCCCCAAGGCATAGGCGCCTTTCCGGAGAATCTGCGGAACGCCGGATATTACACGAAAGGCTTCGCAAACAATCCCCACATCATGTCGCCGTTTCATTTCGACCAAGGTTTCTGCGACTATGTTGACTTGAAGCCGCGTCTGTATTTTTATGCGGGACCGTCCGCCGCGAAACTGGCCGTATACGAAGTGCTTCGGCACGCGTGGCACGCGTTGGCCTCGAAAGTCTACAAGCGCATGAATGTGCGGGATTTCTATCAGCCCGCCGAGGACGTCACGGACGAGGCGTTGGCATGGATTGAAAGTCCCGAATGTCCAAAAAACGCGCCGTTCTTCCTCTTCCTGCATTACATGGACCCGCACGATCCCTTCATGGACCATGCCAAACCGGGTGTTGGTTATGCGCGCGTGCGCATGGAACACCCCGATCCGGACACGTTTTTGGAACCGATGAAGGAGGCATACGACAGCGAAATCGCTTATATGGACATTCATCTGGGCCGGCTGTTCGACGGTCTCAGACGGTATGGCCTGTACGACAACACAATCGTTCTGTTTACCTCGGATCATGGCGAGGAATTTTTTGAACATCGCGGATGGTGGCATGGGCAGACCCTGTTCGATGAATTGCTTCATGTGCCGTGCCTGATCAAATTGCCGCGATCGGCCCATGCCGGCGAGCGAAACACGGGGCTGGGCCGCCATGTGGACATTGCGCCGACGCTCCTGCAACTGGCGGGCGCCCCGCCTTTGGCCACGGCGGCCGGGCAGGCTGTCATGGGGCCGGACGGCGCTTTTGCCAATGCCGGCATTGCGTTTGTTTATGCGGAGAACGACTTCGAAAACAATGTTCTGCAAGGTATTCGGACCTTGGACAAGAAGGTCATTCATTCCAATCCGGACAATCCCCGCCGGCAACCGCCGGTCTCCTGTTACGATCTCCGGGCGGATCCCGGCGAGCAGCACAACTTGGCCGCTTCGGGCGCTCCGTGCGATCCGGGGCTCGAAAAGGCGCTGACCGACCTGCGCGCCTTTTCCCGCGGGCAGGGAACCCAGCCGGCCTTGGCGGGCCCACTGACCGAAGAACAAAGAAGCCAATTGGAGGGCTTGGGTTACCTGGGCGGGAAGTGA
- a CDS encoding glycosyltransferase family 2 protein gives MRELQPNQCLSVAVPVFNEAAGIDVFVEEVRRHLAALRLSANTEIVLVNDGSFDGTGDKLDALATQYPGELRVIHLSRNFGFCAAASAALQYAKGNVVILMDADMQDDPGVFSAFLERWREGYDVVYAVRSSRKDSTIFRLLTWCFYRSLRYMSQLSLPLDSGIFALLDQRVVSAINALPERNRYIPGLRCWVGFNQIGIPVERRPRGHGKSRMGLRGLWDLALMAFFSFSFAPLFVFRLAGMAAMAMACVVVLLSVVLYALGTLPVTWALVAFLIAAFGGINLLGIGVLGEYISLIYDEVRRRPLFLVERVTERNPGE, from the coding sequence ATGCGAGAACTCCAGCCCAATCAGTGCTTGTCAGTAGCCGTGCCGGTATTCAATGAGGCTGCAGGCATAGACGTCTTCGTCGAGGAAGTGCGCCGTCATCTGGCGGCGCTCAGATTATCGGCGAATACCGAGATCGTGCTGGTAAATGACGGATCCTTCGACGGAACCGGAGATAAACTGGACGCGTTGGCCACCCAATATCCCGGTGAGTTACGCGTGATTCACCTGTCGCGCAATTTTGGATTCTGCGCGGCGGCGTCCGCGGCCTTGCAATACGCCAAAGGCAATGTCGTCATTTTGATGGATGCCGACATGCAGGACGATCCCGGGGTCTTTTCCGCCTTTCTGGAACGGTGGCGCGAAGGATATGACGTCGTGTACGCCGTCCGTTCCTCCCGGAAGGATTCCACGATCTTTCGCCTTCTGACATGGTGTTTTTACCGATCCCTGCGTTACATGTCGCAACTTTCCCTGCCGTTGGACAGCGGAATTTTCGCCCTTTTGGACCAGCGCGTGGTCAGCGCCATCAACGCCCTGCCCGAACGCAACCGGTATATTCCCGGTCTGCGGTGCTGGGTTGGATTCAATCAGATCGGCATACCCGTCGAGCGGCGTCCAAGGGGACACGGCAAGAGTCGAATGGGATTGCGGGGTTTATGGGATCTGGCCCTCATGGCGTTTTTCTCGTTTTCCTTTGCGCCCCTGTTTGTTTTTCGACTGGCGGGCATGGCGGCCATGGCCATGGCATGCGTGGTGGTTCTTCTGAGCGTTGTGCTGTATGCGCTGGGAACGCTCCCGGTTACATGGGCGCTTGTCGCTTTTCTCATAGCCGCTTTCGGTGGAATCAATCTGCTGGGCATAGGCGTCTTGGGTGAGTACATCAGTCTAATCTATGACGAAGTGCGGCGGCGTCCGCTCTTTCTGGTCGAGCGTGTTACTGAACGAAATCCGGGTGAATAG
- a CDS encoding DegT/DnrJ/EryC1/StrS family aminotransferase produces MIPRRWVNLDSCLLRDIRDWMQTPLTSDKSEVREWERRFAEYVGMPDAAALHSGRRALMLIVEHMGLRRGDEMIVPAYTFGEILHPIQALGIRLIPADIDPVTLNATPESISVRITSRTRAILALHVFGVPCRIAEITDMAASRGIGVVEDCAHALGSSVAGRPVGTFGEAALFSFEMTKPVNTFGGGMLVGRDPMLLDRARAANDVEPLSHAALFRKIRATQFEQFLFRSRLAFPLLYLLSTPSWRDAMNRLYRRSQEAHRSHERYSSVRARLGLRELETLEERLQWRRRRAAQYRQMLRDDIRCQQVSDGLETTHYFFVAILPRDAAAVRRRLLFKGIDAGVEEEIMDNCAAMLGYPDCPNVDYVFRRAIALPMYDGITEDAVSRVAEAVNASI; encoded by the coding sequence ATGATCCCGCGACGTTGGGTCAATCTCGATTCTTGCTTGCTTCGCGACATCCGCGATTGGATGCAAACGCCGTTGACGTCCGACAAATCGGAGGTTCGGGAATGGGAGCGGCGTTTCGCGGAATATGTGGGCATGCCGGATGCCGCCGCCCTCCATTCGGGCCGCCGCGCCCTTATGCTGATAGTCGAGCATATGGGCTTGCGGCGCGGAGACGAAATGATCGTGCCTGCCTACACATTTGGCGAGATTCTGCATCCGATCCAGGCGCTGGGTATCCGGTTGATCCCCGCAGACATCGATCCGGTGACGCTGAACGCCACACCGGAATCCATCTCGGTGCGCATCACTTCCCGAACGCGCGCTATCTTGGCGCTCCATGTGTTTGGTGTGCCCTGCCGCATTGCCGAAATTACGGACATGGCCGCGTCGCGGGGCATCGGAGTCGTGGAGGATTGCGCCCACGCGCTGGGATCGTCCGTTGCCGGCAGGCCTGTGGGTACGTTCGGGGAGGCCGCCCTGTTCAGTTTCGAGATGACGAAACCGGTGAATACTTTCGGCGGCGGCATGCTGGTTGGTCGTGATCCGATGCTTCTGGATCGTGCGCGGGCTGCGAACGACGTCGAACCCTTGTCGCATGCGGCGCTGTTCCGAAAAATACGCGCCACGCAATTCGAACAGTTCCTGTTTCGCAGCCGGCTTGCGTTCCCGTTGTTGTATCTGTTGTCAACTCCGTCGTGGCGGGACGCCATGAACCGACTGTACCGGCGTTCCCAAGAAGCGCACCGGAGCCATGAGAGATATTCGTCCGTTCGGGCTCGTCTGGGTTTGCGCGAGTTGGAAACCTTGGAAGAACGGCTCCAATGGCGGAGGCGGCGGGCCGCGCAATACCGGCAGATGTTGCGGGACGATATTCGCTGCCAACAGGTTTCCGACGGACTCGAAACCACTCACTACTTTTTCGTGGCCATCCTGCCGCGTGATGCGGCCGCCGTGCGCCGCCGTCTACTGTTCAAAGGGATAGACGCCGGAGTGGAAGAGGAAATCATGGACAATTGCGCCGCCATGCTCGGATACCCCGATTGTCCGAACGTGGATTATGTCTTTCGGCGGGCGATTGCGTTGCCGATGTACGACGGGATTACGGAAGACGCCGTGTCCCGTGTAGCGGAGGCCGTGAACGCAAGCATCTGA
- a CDS encoding radical SAM protein, whose amino-acid sequence MTYGSSIGLLLGNIIHAADVFWARRLHRRPHFLPVLLLFVTWQCNRRCSMCGVSRIPSPLSEPELSLEEYVAVFRSARRLGTRLMLVSGGEALTRGAMLFDLIASAREHGIATHLCTNGGLVTDETAERLQECGTQSISVSLESPEPAVNDRIRGAGSYIQAIEALSRFRRLAPRIHLGVNCTITALNFRGVASMIPFAESLGVHQIKFAPVHVNLLHQHKEKGDFGELLFQESQLPELRAEMRALSAAVRKTRLLATSPYFINQIPDSLWNRRLTMCFAGYSACAMDPYGYISPCPDIATSLSVRKRPLDAWWRSEEFDVLRHRVDACDCRCWDALFAEMSLRLGDHSLWDGLWRTLRSFTFYYGKPRS is encoded by the coding sequence ATGACTTACGGATCGTCAATCGGGCTGCTGCTGGGCAATATCATCCATGCGGCAGATGTTTTTTGGGCGCGCCGGCTGCACAGACGTCCTCATTTTCTTCCGGTACTACTTTTGTTTGTCACATGGCAGTGCAACAGGCGCTGTTCGATGTGCGGGGTGAGCCGGATTCCATCTCCTTTGAGCGAACCGGAACTGTCTCTGGAGGAATATGTTGCGGTTTTTCGATCGGCCCGCCGCCTTGGAACCCGCCTGATGCTGGTTTCGGGCGGTGAGGCACTGACGCGGGGCGCCATGCTTTTCGATCTGATAGCCTCGGCCCGAGAACATGGCATCGCCACCCATCTCTGCACGAATGGCGGCCTCGTGACGGACGAAACCGCCGAACGGCTTCAGGAATGCGGCACGCAGAGCATCTCCGTTTCGCTGGAAAGTCCGGAGCCGGCTGTCAATGATCGTATCCGGGGCGCGGGATCGTATATCCAGGCCATCGAGGCGCTGAGCCGCTTTCGCCGCTTGGCGCCCCGGATACATCTGGGCGTCAACTGCACGATTACGGCGCTTAATTTCCGAGGAGTGGCATCCATGATCCCCTTTGCCGAATCACTGGGTGTCCACCAGATCAAGTTCGCTCCCGTCCATGTGAACCTGTTGCATCAGCACAAAGAAAAGGGGGATTTTGGCGAACTGTTGTTTCAGGAGTCGCAATTGCCCGAACTTCGGGCGGAGATGCGCGCGTTGTCCGCAGCCGTCCGAAAGACGCGATTACTGGCGACATCCCCGTATTTCATCAATCAGATTCCCGACTCACTGTGGAATCGTCGTCTGACGATGTGTTTTGCCGGTTACTCTGCCTGCGCGATGGACCCCTACGGCTATATCAGCCCTTGCCCGGATATCGCCACGTCATTGTCCGTGCGGAAGCGTCCGCTTGACGCATGGTGGCGAAGCGAGGAATTCGACGTGTTGCGCCACCGGGTGGATGCCTGCGATTGCCGGTGTTGGGATGCCTTGTTCGCCGAGATGAGCCTGCGGTTGGGCGATCATTCCCTGTGGGATGGTTTATGGCGCACGTTGCGATCATTCACGTTCTACTACGGAAAGCCACGGTCATGA